The Paracholeplasma brassicae genome includes the window CAAAAACATATTCATTTTACAATAATACGCAATATGATACAATAGAAAAGACAGGAGTGAACTTATGAAAACAAACAACGTATTAATTACAACTGCTTATAATAATGAAGCTAGAATTTATGTAACAAACACACTAGAGATGGTTGAAGAAGCCAGAAGAATCCACCAAACATGGCCAACCGTTACGGCCGCACTTGGCAGATTTCTAACCGTATCCGGTATGATGGGCTTAATGTACAAAGACGATGAGTCAATCACACTAAAGATTGAGGCGGACGGCCCAATTGGGTTTATGCTTGCTGAGGCAAACGGTAAAGGCGAAGTTCGTGCGGACTTAAAAAACCCTGAGGTTTACTTAAAATACGAAAGCGGTCCAAAAAAAGGCAAACTGGCCGTGGGTAAAGCTGTTGGTGATGGCTACCTTCACGTCACTAAAGACTTGAACTTGAAAAATATGTTTACCTCGACGGTTGAACTCCAAACTGGTGAAATTGGTGACGATTTTACCTACTACTTTACCTCAAGTGAACAAACCCCATCAGCCGTTGGTCTTGGTGTCTTAGTCAATGAAGACCAAACGGTCAAACAAGCTGGCGGTTTTATCATCCAACTACTACCAAGCGCAAGCGAAGAAACCATCGTACAAATCGAACATGTGCTTAGTCACATTAAGGCCATGACTGATCTATTTGAAGAAGGACTCACGATCTATGACATTGCTAATCTTCTTTCTAACAATACAGCAAAAATATTGGAAGAAAGACAAATTACTTATCATTGTAGTTGTAGTAAAGACAAATTTGCCTTCTCCTTAGCTAAACTTGATGATCAAACCCTTGATCAGTTTATAAAAGAAGATAAGGGCGCTGAGGTTACTTGTCACTTCTGTAAAAAAGGATACCACTTTAATGAATGTGACCTAGAAGAAATCAAACGTAGTAAAACAAAACTTGCAGACTAAATAAATAGCCTCCAGCGTATAATGATATGATCCCCTTAAAGTAGACACTACAAATAATTAAAGTTTGTAGAAGTGTACAGAGAGGGGATTTTTCTTATGTCAAGAACACCAAGATTCAGTAAAGAAACAAAAATCAAAGCAATCAAAGCATATCAAACAGGAATCAAGTCAATGTTAGAAATCGCATGTGAATTAGGATGTGACGTATCCAGTGTTAAACAATGGGTCAGGAACTATGAATCGATGGGAAGTATGGCATTTGAGGATAAACCAAGAAACCAAAGTTATATGAAATCATTCAAATTAGAGGTGATTAAAGCTTACCACGATGGCAAAGGATCATACGCAGAACTGGCCAAACAATATCAAATAACATCAGACTCAATGATTAAGAGTTGGGTTTCCAAGTATAATAGACATAACGAGATCAAAGCGTATGATCCAAAGGGGTATGTTTATATGGCGAAATCAAGAAAAGTGAGTTATGAAGAAAAGTTAGATATAGTGAAATGGACGATTGAACATAACTTTGAATATAAACTCGCAGCGGAGAAGTTTGAGACAGCCTACTCACAAGTGTATAACTGGGTCAGAAAATACAACGTAGAAGGTGAAGCTGGTTTAAAGGACGAACGAGGCAAGAGAAAGCCTGTAGAGAATCTAAGTGAAATTGAGAAACTAAAACGTGAAGTTGAGCTTCTAAGACGGAAGAATGAACGTCTGGAGATGGAGGCTGAAGTCATAAAAAAATTCCAGGAGATCGAAAGGAGGGATATTTTAGCAAGATCCGCCAAGAAGCCAAATACAAAACGATAAAAGGGCTTCATGAGGCAAAAAACTATCCTATTTTGGTGTTATGTGAAATCCTTTTGATTGTTCGTAGCAGCTATTATAAGTGGTTAAAACATGAAGAAACAAATGAAGAAAAGATTAATCATGAGTTATCTCAATTGATTCTTGAATATCATGATGAGTTTAAAGGTATCTTAGGCTATAGACGGATGACTTTATGGATTAATAAGCGGAATCAAACGAACTATAATGTAAAACGCATCAGACGATTGATGAAGAAATTAGGTGTATCGTCGGTTATCCGTAGAGTGCGTAAGGGGTATATTAAAGTAAGACCAGAGATCACAGCAGAGAATGTCTTAAACAGACAATTTGAGGCTAATAATCCCAATGAGAAATGGTTAACAGACGTTACCGAGTTCAAGGTGATTGGATCGAATACTAAGTTATACTTAAGTGCCATCATCGATCTGTGTGATACCAGTATTATCAGTTACAAAATGGGTATATCGAATAATAACCAACTGGTAAATGAAACCTTCGAGAAAGCATTCCAACTTAATCCGGAAGCCAAACCGATGGTACACAGTGACCGCGGGTATCAATATACGAATAAAGTGTTTCAAAAGAAGCTCACTTCTAGAAGCATGACAGTCAGTATGTCTAGAGTTGGTAGGTGTATTGATAATGGACCGATGGAGAGTTTTTGGGGTACACTTAAATCAGAAATGTACTATTTAACCCAGTTTCACGACATCAATCAACTCAAAGTAGCGATTGATCAATACATCCAGTTTTATAATAAACAAAGGTACCAAGAAAAACTAAAAGGCTTAACTCCGATGGAATTTCGGAATCAAGCCTTAAAAATTGAATCAGTTATTTAATTATTTCCACTGTCTACTTGACAGGGGGCGGTTCATAATTGCGCTGGGGGCTTTTTAGTTGTTTATCACAGTTACGTTTAATATTAATTATATAAAAGACAAAAACCACCAAAATGGTGGCTTTCGTTTAAAACAATCCTGACAACTAATTAGGTCTTAGGACTGGCTACCCATGCATATTTTATTATATCGTTAGTCTAAGAAATACAAGATTCATTTCGATCAGTTGACTTTATTCAAGACAGCCACCTTCATATTCATTATAAACTCTCGTATAGGACGTACCATCAACAATCAATATACCATCTCTAATACTAAAATCCTTAATGTCTAGTGTATCTGAATGCTTGATCGTAAATTCATAATCATCCATCGTTTCAGGTGTTTCCTTATAATCCGCGACAAGCCTATCTGTAACACCTTGTATATAAAGCTTAATACTTGCTTGATTGTGATATTTCATCAAGGATACCTCAATGTAGTCGTTCTCATTTTCATATCGGAATAAGAAGTCAGATCCACCATTCAAATTAACGGAATCAATACTTGAAGGATACGTTTCTTTATCAAGTTCAATTAATAAAATCATCGGATCTGGTTCTATGGCTAAGTAACAAGCCGGTGTGACGTAAGTAATCATCAACTCACCGTCAAATACGAGAAGATCCCTTAATTGAAGATCGACGTATTTTTTTACCCCAGGCTGATTAATTTTGACAAACACCACCTGATGAGAATCAAAAAATGACTCATCGTAGACACGATTAAACCGCTCGGCAACCAACTTATACGAACGATAATCATCCATATCACTTAAAATGACATAATTTGTATCAAAATTATTGTTGTTGTCAATGATTGTATCATGATAGACCTTCGAAATGGGTACTTCTTGAATGACTGTCTTTGTTTGACAAGAAAACATCAATAAACTTAAAAGAACGACGTATAAATTCATGAATAATTTTTTCATTTAATTCCCTCCTTGATCCAATCATCTTAATTATTATATACATCTTATAATATTAATTTATTAATGTCAATCTTTTTTTTATATTGTTCTATTTTAAGAAAGACATTTCATGTTACTCGTTGATACTCAAATCAGATTGCCTACTTTTTTAGTTATTTGATTTTAATTTAACCAATTAACAAACCATATCGATTCTAATTTTTTATAATGAATGGTCAAAGGTATTCTATAAAGAAAAAAAGACTTCTTACTCAGTAATATTACCTCGTAAAAAGTCCATGTATCTATGTTCTAAGCCTCATCGGTAAGAAACCATTAAACGGATGAATTATTTTTCATTGTTTCGGTTGTAACAACCTTCCTTTTGGAAAGTGATTGTTTGACATCAATGATTCGTTGGTTTTTACTCCCACGATATAAAAGCGTTAAATCCCTTTGTTCTAGGATAAACTTACCGTCAATTAAGTAATCGATTTGATGCAGTAACCGCATCAAATGGGTATTGCCGCCCGCACTTGAAATTAAGAATTCATATGTAAAACCCGTGTAGACGATGATTTGATAGCCCGGTTCTAACCCTTCGATAATCTCATTGATTGCCTTTACTTGTAAGAGTGGTTCTCCCCCGCTAAAGGTAATCTTGTTTAGGTGCGGCTTTCCTTTGATTTCATCAATAATGGCTTGGGTATCCATTAAGTACCCTTGATTTAATGCGTGTGTACCAGGGTTATGGCAGCCTTTACAATCGTGCAGACAGCCTTGTGTGTAAATGGCATATCTTATGCCTGGCCCGTCAACAATGGAGTTAGCATAGATTTGTGCGAGTCTAATTTTCATGTTTTAGATGCTTCACACGTTTCATAACTTCTTCTTTTTTTGCATCATTAAATCGATCGAGTGTGCCCACTAAATAACCCGTAATACGTCTGATTCGCTCAAACGGATAATCCGTTTCATCTCTACCACATTTTGGACAAATGTTATCGATGATGCCTTGATAACCACAAATTGGATCACGATCGATCGGATGATTGATAGACCCATAACCGATACCTGTTTCTTTCATGTGTCTTATAATTTGTTCAAAGGCTTCTAAGTTCTTTGAAATATCACCATCGACCTCAACGTAACTAATGTGTCCACCATTGGTAAGATTATGGTATGGTGCTTCAATCGAAATTTTATCAAACACATCGATTTCATGATATACCGGTACGTGAAATGAGTTGGTGTAAAACCCTTTATCAGTGATGCCTTTAATTTCACCAAATTTCTTTTGATCGAGTTTGATGAATCTGCCACTTAAACCTTCAGCAGGTGTTGCAACCACAGAGAAATTAAGATCATAAGTCTCACTATACTGATCGGTTAAATCCCTCATATAGGCTATAATTTCTAGGCCAAGTGCTTGAACCTTTTGATTGCTGCCGTGATGATCACCGGTTAATGCGATTAACGTCTCTGCTAGACCAATAAAGCCAATCCCGAGTGTACCGTGTTTAATCACGTCTCTAACTTCATCATTGATACCTAATTTGTTTGAGTCTTTCCATATGTGTTCTTTCATTAAAAAAGGAAAGTTATAGACTTTTTTTGATGCTTGGATATTAAACCGCTCTAAGAGTTGGTCTTTAACTAAATCCATGGTCTCTTTTAAAGAAACAAAAAACGCTTCTTTTGACTTTGACTCTATCGCAAGCCTTGGTAGGTTAATCGAAGTAAAACTCAAGTTACCTCTGCCACCAACGGTATTCTTTTCTGCATGTCTGTTTGACATGACTCTTGTGCGACAACCCATATAAGCAATCTCGGTGTCGTAATCATTTTTGTCGTAGCTAGCGATATTAAATGGCGCATCTAAGAAAGAAAAGTTTGGAAATAAACGTTTAGATGACACTTGCATCGCATATAAAAATAAATCGTAGTTTGGATCGGTCTTTTCGTAATTGATGCCTTCTTTAACTTTAAATATTTGAATTGGGAAAATTGGTGTTTCCCCATCCCCTAAGCCTCGTTGTGTCGCTTCTAGTAAACACTTAATTACCATACGACCTTCAACCGACGTATCGGTTCCGTAGTTGAGGGATGAAAATGGTACTTGAGCCCCAGCTCTAGAATGCATGGTGTTTAAGTTATGCACGAGCGCTTCCATGGCTTGTAGGGTCTGTTCTTCGGTTTCTTCTTTGGTGATTGTAATGATGCGTTCAATCCTTGATTTTGCATCAACACCTAAGTTTTTTTCGTATTTTTTTAATAGTTCAACAACGTATTCATTCGATGACAAAGAAACCTCAATATCTTTTTCTTCTAAGCCGTTAACAAACAATTCCACGCTTGATTTATGTGTGTTTTTATCTAAACTTAACGCATGATAGAGGTTCTTAATGAGCGTCTTTTTGTAGGTTTTTTTAACACCTTTTGCCATCGCATAATCAAAGTTTGGTACACTTTGTCCACCATGTTGATCGTTTTGATTGGCTTGGATTGCAATGGCAGCCAAGCTCGCATAACTTCTAATGTCTTTAGGTTCTCTTAAATGCCCATGACCGGTAGAAAACCCACCTTCAAACAACTTAATCAAATCGATTTGACAACACGTCATCGTTAAAGTGTAAAAATCAAGGTCATGGATATGGATTAGCCCTTCTTTATGTGCGCTTGAAAAACGCTTATCAATCACGCTTTGCAAATAGAAGGATTTGGCTGTTTCACTGCCCATCTTTAACATCACACCCATGGCAGTGTCGCCATCAATGTTCGCGTTTTCTCTTTTTTCATCAACTTCATCTTTGTCTTTTAGTGTGATGTCACTGATTTGCTTCATCAATAATGACTTTGAATCTCTGATCCGGTTTCGCTCGTTGCGATACAAAATGTAATTCTTAGAAAGCTTATCTTTCCCAAGTTCAATTAAGACGCTTTCTACCTCGTCTTGAATGTCTTCAACACTACAAAGCCTGTCTTTGTATAAAACATCAATTCGTTCGTTGACTTTCTTTGTGACTAACGCCGGTAGCCCTTCTTCTTCAAGATTGGTTGCTTCCATGGCTTTTAACACCGCTTGACTGATTTTTGCCTCATCAAACAATACCGTCCGACCATCTCTTTTTAATACTTCTCTCATCCTTTTTCCCTCCAAATTCGTCAAAAAAAACTATCCATGAGGACAGCATAAAATAGAAAATATCCGTTTTAAAAAAGGACCTCTATCTCAAACCCCAGGAGAATCTTAACTTTTACAATAGGCAAGTCTACCGGCTCGGTTTCATTCTTAGTTTCCCTTCCCGTGACAAGTCACAGTGGTTATGAAACTTCGTCCACCCTACGGTTGCTGGGACAGCTTAGGCCTTAAACCTAATTCCTCTATTAAGTGAAAATACGCACACCTATTTGTGTTTAATTCATTATATAACTCTAAACAACATGAAGTCAATATGAAATACCAATGAAACTAATTTACATTTTTTTAAGACTCAAGCAAGAAAAAAAGGCGCTTGCTCATGCAACTGCCTTTTGTCTAGTAATCAAATGTTTTTAGTTCAGTTAACAACTGTTTTAAGGGTAGCCCAACAATCGTAAAGAAATCCCCAGAGAAATGATCAACAAGTTGTTCACCAAGACCTTGAATGGCGTAAGCCCCAGCCTTATCTAATGGCTCTCCAGTTTTAATGTATTCTAAAATTTGTAGTTCACTATATTCTTTCATCCAAACTTCAGACACCGAATAAAATGTCTTTTGTTTGTCTTTACTCATGATCGTCACACCCGTATATACTTCATGTCTTTCCGCCTTAAGCATCTTTAACATCTTAAACGCGTGGTCTTCATCCACGGGTTTACCTAGTATTTCACCATTATAAACCACAATGGTATCGGCAGCGACTACCACGTCCTCGGTGTAATCGACAAACACCTCGTTTGCTTTTTTAAGCGATAAATGCATGACGTAATCTTCTGGTTTTAAACGTTCTTTAACGGTTTCATCCGTTGGTTTAGAAACCACTTTAAAGCGCACACCCGCGTCCTCTAATAACTTTTTACGACGTGGTGAATTGCTGGCTAAAATAAGCATATAATTTCCTCCAGTTCAATCTATTATAGCATAACTTAAGGTGTTTTGTAGTCTAAAAAATGATATCATATATGATATAATGATTAATTGATAGTAGGTGATTGAAATGAACAATATCAAACTCTTAGGTCTAAACGAACTTAAAAATACCCCGCTTATTGCCTCAATCTCAGGCGGTGTCGACTCCATGGTCTTACTCGATCTCTTAATCAAAGAAAACTACCAAATCATTGTGGTTCATTTTAACCACAACAAACGATTAGAGTCTCTTGCAGAAGCAAACGCCTTAAAAGACTACACATCCAAAAGAAACATACCCTTTGAATACATCCAATTAGAACCAATAAACGATAACTTTCAAGCTGAGGCTCATAAATTAAGAAAAAAACACCTCATTGAAATTGCCAAAAAATACCAATCTACACATATTATTACCGCACACCACCTAAACGATTTGGCCGAAACTATCTTAATGAAATTATCTAGAGGATCAAACCTCTATGGCTACGCTGGTATGCAAATTGCCCATCAAGAAAAAGAGATGACTTATCTAAAACCATTACTTCATGAAAAAAAACAAACCCTATACGATTACGCAACAGCACATGACCTCATGTATTTTGAGGATGCAAGTAATCAAGCAGACACCTACACAAGGAATCGATTTCGTAACCACATTGTCGTCGCGCTAGAAAAAGAAAATAATCAATTTTTAGAAAAGACCTTACAGTTTTCTAATCTAATCAATGAAACAAGCAATTACATCCTTAAACAAGTAAAACCTTACCTCACAAAAGACAAGTTAAATGTAACCGAATTTAACACCTTAGACGTGGTCCTAAAAAAAGCCATTCTAAGTAAGAAAATGGAACAAAACAACATTGAAGTTACCAATCAGAAACTCGAAGATGCGATTCACTTTTTGAGCACCAGTGGACCAAATCAGTCCCTTGACCTATCAAAAGACTATGTCCTTCAACGGGTTTACAACCAAGCCCAGATAAGGCAGAAAAGCTCACCTAAACCATTTAAAATGCAACTAGATCTTAATGCATTAAATATCTTACCGAATATGGGTTATATCACATTTTTAAAAGACCAATTCAATTCTTCGAATTATGAAATAAAATTATGTTATAATAAATTAGCGTTACCACTCTACGTACGTAGTAGAGAAAATGGAGATACACTCATCTTTCCATACGGGAAGAAAAAACTAAAGGATTTCTACATTGATCATAAAATACCAAAATACCTAAGAGACACGGATTTAATCATTACCGATTGTAACAATCAGATCCTTGCCGTCCTTGGTAGGTATTACAACAAAGTAGAAACCAATAACGAACAACTAACACTGGTTTACAAGAGGGGGATTTAACCATGAGTTTAGCAAAAGACATCAAAAGCATCTTAGTAAATGAGCAACAAATCAAAGAAATTTGTGAACGTTTGGGTAAAGAAATCACGAACGATTACAAATCCAAAGAAAGACCAATCATGATTGGTTTACTCAAGGGCTGTGTCCCATTCTTATCGGATTTAGCAAGACATATCGACTTACCAATTGAAATCGAATACATGGACGTTTCATCTTACCATGGCGGCATTTCATCCTCAGGTGATGTCAAAATCAGAAAAGACATGAATACCTCTGTTGCAGGTAGAGATATCTTAATTGCTGAAGACATCGTTGATACCGGTAGAACCTTAGACACCATCGTCAAGTTATTAAAACACCGCGGGGCAAAATCCGTTGAAATTGTCACACTCTTAGATAAGCCTGCGGGCAGAGTCATCCCATTTGAACCAAAGTACGTTGGCGTAACCATCCCGAAAGAATTCGTGGTTGGCTATGGTCTTGATTACGAAGAAATCTATCGTAACCTGCCTTACGTCGGAATCCTAAAACCTGAAATTTATACAAAGTGAGGTATAACAAATGAATCCACAAAAAGATCCTAAGAAAGCCCCAAGACCCGCTAAAAATTATGGCGTCTATGTGCTGTTTGCGATCATCTTATTTGGTAGCTTTGTCTTCTTAAGTCAACTCTTTGAAGCCAAAGGACCTGAAAAACTATCACCATCTCAATTCCAATCCATGGTTGTTGATGGTAGCCTTAATGGCACCACAATTAAATGGACGCCAGTTGGCGGCGAAGATCAAAACGCTTATAAAGTCACCGTTCTAGAAGGCTCAAAAGTCATCTATGAATTCTCGATTTTATACCCTCAACTCGACGAGGTACTAAGCAACATTCCAGACGCATCAAACATCACCGTTCAATACGTCGAAAAATCCACAGTTACATTTTGGAGCATCTTGATTTCAGTGATTATTCCAATCGGTTTAGTCTTAGCGCTTCTCTTCTTCTTATTCAAGTCAATGAGTGGTGGCGGCGCAAACAACAAAGCCTTTGAATTTTCTAAATCAAGAGCACGTCTATCTAACTCTAAGCTAGTCACGTTTAAAGACGTTGCTGGTTGTGACGAGGAAAAAGAGGAACTTGTTGAAGTCATCGACTTCTTGAAGTTTCCTAAAAAATATAAAGAAATGGGCGCTAGAATTCCAAAAGGAATCTTACTTGTTGGTTCACCTGGTACAGGTAAAACCTTATTAGCTAAGGCCGTTGCCGGTGAAGCAAACGTCCCATTCTTCTCAATCTCAGGTTCTGACTTCGTAGAAATGTTCGTCGGTGTTGGTGCCTCAAGAGTCAGAGACCTATTTAAAGTCGCAAAAGAAAGTTCACCTTGTATCATCTTCATTGATGAAATTGATGCCGTTGGTAGACAACGTGGCGCTGGTATGGGTGGCGGTCACGACGAACGTGAACAAACCCTAAACCAATTACTGGTTGAAATGGACGGCTTTAATCCAAACCTAGGCATCATCATTATGGCTGCAACCAACCGCCCAGACGTCTTAGACCCAGCGTTATTAAGACCTGGTCGTTTCGACAGACAAATCACGATTGATTTACCAGACGTCATCGGTCGTGAAGCCATCTTAAAAGTTCACGCAAGAAACAAGAAATTATCCGATCAAATCAAATACAATGAAGTCGCACAACGCATCCCTGGTTTCTCTGGTGCTGATATTGAAAACTTATTAAACGAAGCTGCACTACTAGCCGCACGCGCAAACCGTAAAGTCATTGAGCTACAAGACATTGACGAAGCCGTTGACCGTGTGATGATGGGGCCAGCAAAACGCACAAGAAAAGTCACCGACAAAGAACGCAAAATCATTGCTTATCACGAAGCAGGCCATGCAGTCATCGGTATCAAACTCGAAAATGCCAACGTCGTACAAAAAGTAACGATTGTCGCTAGAGGTAACGCCGGTGGATATAACCTAATGATGCCAGAGGAAGAAACTTTCTTAGAATCTAAACAAAGCTTACTCGCACGTATTACTGGTTATTTAGGTGGACGCGTCGCTGAGGAATTAATCTTTGGAGACATCACTACCGGTGCTTATGGGGATTTCCAAACCGCAACGAAAATTGCACGTGCTATGGTCACCGAGTATGGTATGAGTAACCTTGGGCCAATCCAATACGAAAGTCATGGCGGTTCTGTCTTCTTAGGTAGAGATTACCTAAAAGACAAAAACTTCTCTGATCACATCGCAACTGAAATCGACAAAGAAGTTAGAGACATCATCACAGGCTGTTACGATAAAGCAAGAGCATTACTCTTAGAACACCGTGACCTACTTGATACCATCTCGCACTACTTACTAGAAATTGAAACACTCAATAAACAAGACATCGAAGAAATCGTTCGTACCGGCAAAGTCGCTTGGTGGGAAGAAAAGAAATTAGCCCCAAAAGAGCCAATTGAAACAAACCCACTTGACGAAAAAGTAGAGGAGTCACCTCTGGATGAGACTCGATAAATACTTAAAAGTCTCTCGTCTAATTAAAAGACGTACGGTTGCAAAAAACGCAAGTGATGGACAGCGTGTCTTAGTCAACGATAAAATCGCTAAGCCTTCCCAAACACTAAAAGAAAATGACATCATCACGATTCACTTTGGATTAAAGGTCGTTACCGTCAAGGTAACCACCTTAATTCCACCAAAACGAATGGATGATTACTTAATGTATGAACTGATTAGTGAAGAAAAAAAGTCATAACTTCGGTTATGGCTTTTTAAATGATGAAAATATGATATAATTATTATGATATTTAGGAGGTATAACAATGGATTATACAGAGAACTTAACCGAACAAGAAGTGATCAGAAGAGAGAAACTTAAAGAATTAAAAGAAAAAGGTGTTGATCCATTTGGTCAAAAATTTACTCGTACCCACACGACCATCCAAATAAGAGATACCTATGAAGCATATAACCACGATCAACTCGAAGAAATGAAACAAGAAGTGACGATTGCCGGTCGTATCATGCGTAAAAGAGACCAAGGGAAAGCTGGCTTTATCAGCATCCAAGATAGAGACTCCAACATTCAAGTATACGTTAGAAAAGACATGATTGGTGAAGAAGCATTTGAAATTTTTAAACTTGGTGACTTAGGCGATATCGTTGGAATTACTGGGTTAGTCTTCCGGACAAAAACCGATGAATTAACCATAAAAGCAACCAAATATACGCATTTAACCAAAGCCTTAAGACCACTACCTGACAAATGGAGCGGTCTACAAGATAAAGAGGAAGCTAGACGTCGTAGATACGTCGATTTAATCGTCAATGAAGAAGCCAGACGTATCGCAAAACTTCGCCCAAGAATCATTAGAGAAATTCAAAACTTCTTTGACTCCCGTGGCTTCATCGAAGTAGAAACACCGGTCTTACAACCGATTTTAGGTGGCGCAGCCGCTCGTCCGTTTGTTACACACCACAACACGCTAGACATGGACTTTTATCTAAGAATCGCTACTGAATTACCATTAAAACGTTTAATCGTTGGTGGACTTGAAGCGGTCTATGAAATAGGACGTCTATTTAGAAACGAAGGCATGAGTGCTAAGCATAACCCAGAATTTACCACCATTGAAGCATACCTTGCCTATTCTGATATGGAAGGGATGATGGATTTAGTTGAAGATACCCTTTCAACCGTATGCATGAACGTTTTAGGTACTTACGACATCACTTATGGGGAAAAACAAATCTCATTAGCCCCAGGCTTTAGACGTGTCTCAATGGTTGATTCGATTAAAGAAGTGACTGGCGTTGATTTCTTAGAAATCACCGACATCGAACAAGCCAGACAAATCGCAAAAGAAAAACACATCAAAGTAGAAAAACATCACGGCATTGGACACATCATTCAATCCTTCTTCGATGAATTCGTTGAACCAACCATCGTCCAACCGACCTTTGTTTACGGACACCCACTTGAAGTCTCTCCACTGGCTAAAAAGAACGACGAAAACCCTCGTTTTACCGATCGTTTCGAACTCTTTATTGACGCTAGAGAATACGCCAATGCATTTAGTGAATTAAATGATCCAATCGATCAAAGAGAACGTTTTATGGACCAACTCAAGGAAAAAGAGCTTGGTAACGTTGAGGCAAACGAAATGGACGTGGACTTCGTTGAAGCCCTCGAATATGGGATGCCACC containing:
- a CDS encoding anaerobic ribonucleoside triphosphate reductase, translated to MREVLKRDGRTVLFDEAKISQAVLKAMEATNLEEEGLPALVTKKVNERIDVLYKDRLCSVEDIQDEVESVLIELGKDKLSKNYILYRNERNRIRDSKSLLMKQISDITLKDKDEVDEKRENANIDGDTAMGVMLKMGSETAKSFYLQSVIDKRFSSAHKEGLIHIHDLDFYTLTMTCCQIDLIKLFEGGFSTGHGHLREPKDIRSYASLAAIAIQANQNDQHGGQSVPNFDYAMAKGVKKTYKKTLIKNLYHALSLDKNTHKSSVELFVNGLEEKDIEVSLSSNEYVVELLKKYEKNLGVDAKSRIERIITITKEETEEQTLQAMEALVHNLNTMHSRAGAQVPFSSLNYGTDTSVEGRMVIKCLLEATQRGLGDGETPIFPIQIFKVKEGINYEKTDPNYDLFLYAMQVSSKRLFPNFSFLDAPFNIASYDKNDYDTEIAYMGCRTRVMSNRHAEKNTVGGRGNLSFTSINLPRLAIESKSKEAFFVSLKETMDLVKDQLLERFNIQASKKVYNFPFLMKEHIWKDSNKLGINDEVRDVIKHGTLGIGFIGLAETLIALTGDHHGSNQKVQALGLEIIAYMRDLTDQYSETYDLNFSVVATPAEGLSGRFIKLDQKKFGEIKGITDKGFYTNSFHVPVYHEIDVFDKISIEAPYHNLTNGGHISYVEVDGDISKNLEAFEQIIRHMKETGIGYGSINHPIDRDPICGYQGIIDNICPKCGRDETDYPFERIRRITGYLVGTLDRFNDAKKEEVMKRVKHLKHEN
- the nrdG gene encoding anaerobic ribonucleoside-triphosphate reductase activating protein; this encodes MKIRLAQIYANSIVDGPGIRYAIYTQGCLHDCKGCHNPGTHALNQGYLMDTQAIIDEIKGKPHLNKITFSGGEPLLQVKAINEIIEGLEPGYQIIVYTGFTYEFLISSAGGNTHLMRLLHQIDYLIDGKFILEQRDLTLLYRGSKNQRIIDVKQSLSKRKVVTTETMKNNSSV
- a CDS encoding IS3 family transposase codes for the protein MLCEILLIVRSSYYKWLKHEETNEEKINHELSQLILEYHDEFKGILGYRRMTLWINKRNQTNYNVKRIRRLMKKLGVSSVIRRVRKGYIKVRPEITAENVLNRQFEANNPNEKWLTDVTEFKVIGSNTKLYLSAIIDLCDTSIISYKMGISNNNQLVNETFEKAFQLNPEAKPMVHSDRGYQYTNKVFQKKLTSRSMTVSMSRVGRCIDNGPMESFWGTLKSEMYYLTQFHDINQLKVAIDQYIQFYNKQRYQEKLKGLTPMEFRNQALKIESVI
- the tilS gene encoding tRNA lysidine(34) synthetase TilS, with protein sequence MNNIKLLGLNELKNTPLIASISGGVDSMVLLDLLIKENYQIIVVHFNHNKRLESLAEANALKDYTSKRNIPFEYIQLEPINDNFQAEAHKLRKKHLIEIAKKYQSTHIITAHHLNDLAETILMKLSRGSNLYGYAGMQIAHQEKEMTYLKPLLHEKKQTLYDYATAHDLMYFEDASNQADTYTRNRFRNHIVVALEKENNQFLEKTLQFSNLINETSNYILKQVKPYLTKDKLNVTEFNTLDVVLKKAILSKKMEQNNIEVTNQKLEDAIHFLSTSGPNQSLDLSKDYVLQRVYNQAQIRQKSSPKPFKMQLDLNALNILPNMGYITFLKDQFNSSNYEIKLCYNKLALPLYVRSRENGDTLIFPYGKKKLKDFYIDHKIPKYLRDTDLIITDCNNQILAVLGRYYNKVETNNEQLTLVYKRGI
- the hslO gene encoding Hsp33 family molecular chaperone HslO; the encoded protein is MKTNNVLITTAYNNEARIYVTNTLEMVEEARRIHQTWPTVTAALGRFLTVSGMMGLMYKDDESITLKIEADGPIGFMLAEANGKGEVRADLKNPEVYLKYESGPKKGKLAVGKAVGDGYLHVTKDLNLKNMFTSTVELQTGEIGDDFTYYFTSSEQTPSAVGLGVLVNEDQTVKQAGGFIIQLLPSASEETIVQIEHVLSHIKAMTDLFEEGLTIYDIANLLSNNTAKILEERQITYHCSCSKDKFAFSLAKLDDQTLDQFIKEDKGAEVTCHFCKKGYHFNECDLEEIKRSKTKLAD
- a CDS encoding Maf family protein; amino-acid sequence: MLILASNSPRRKKLLEDAGVRFKVVSKPTDETVKERLKPEDYVMHLSLKKANEVFVDYTEDVVVAADTIVVYNGEILGKPVDEDHAFKMLKMLKAERHEVYTGVTIMSKDKQKTFYSVSEVWMKEYSELQILEYIKTGEPLDKAGAYAIQGLGEQLVDHFSGDFFTIVGLPLKQLLTELKTFDY
- a CDS encoding helix-turn-helix domain-containing protein, with product MSRTPRFSKETKIKAIKAYQTGIKSMLEIACELGCDVSSVKQWVRNYESMGSMAFEDKPRNQSYMKSFKLEVIKAYHDGKGSYAELAKQYQITSDSMIKSWVSKYNRHNEIKAYDPKGYVYMAKSRKVSYEEKLDIVKWTIEHNFEYKLAAEKFETAYSQVYNWVRKYNVEGEAGLKDERGKRKPVENLSEIEKLKREVELLRRKNERLEMEAEVIKKFQEIERRDILARSAKKPNTKR